In Harpia harpyja isolate bHarHar1 chromosome 12, bHarHar1 primary haplotype, whole genome shotgun sequence, a single window of DNA contains:
- the TNFSF10 gene encoding tumor necrosis factor ligand superfamily member 10 isoform X1 — protein MMLPAAGPSPGQTCGAVLVVAVLLQSICVAVTFLYFTNELKQLRDTYSKSGIACLTGEEIGNFIQNLDLIESEDRVADPCWQVKWHLGKLIKKMMSRSYEENVSAVNAERTLTLSHTDGQQPRSPINKIAAHLTGNSNRKNSLSPRIDSTPRRGNGQKINNWESSRKGHSFLYNVELRNGELVIPQTGFYYIYSQTYFRFRENENEDSGLLAQIRNPKQLVQYVYKLTNYPEPILLMKSARTSCWSKKAEYGLYSIYQGGVFQLKREDRIFVSVSNGDIVDMDKEASFFGAFMIG, from the exons ATGATGCTGCCCGCGGCCGGTCCCAGCCCCGGACAGACCTGCGGGGCCGTGCTCGTCGTCGCCGTCCTCCTGCAGTCCATCTGCGTGGCCGTCACCTTCCTCTACTTCACCAACGAGCTCAAACAG ctCCGGGACACATACTCCAAGAGCGGCATTGCTTGTCTCACCGGGGAGGAAATCGGAAATTTCATCCAAAACTTGGATCTAATTGAAAGCGAAGACAGAGTGGCTGATCCCTGCTGGCAAGTAAAGTGGCACCTGGGAAAGTTAATTAAAAAG ATGATGTCGAGAAGCTACGAGGAAAACGTATCTGCAGTCAACG CTGAAAGAACCCTGACGCTGTCGCACACCGACGGGCAGCAACCACGCAGTCCCATCAACAAGATCGCGGCGCATCTGACGGGCAACAGCAATAGGAAGAATTCCCTGTCCCCACGCA TAGATTCCACGCCCAGAAGAGGGAACGgacaaaaaataaacaactggGAATCGTCAAGGAAAGGCCACTCTTTCCTGTACAATGTGGAGCTGAGAAATGGCGAGTTAGTCATACCCCAAACGGGCTTTTATTACATCTACTCACAAACTTATTTTCGTTTCCGTGAAAACGAGAACGAGGATTCAGGTTTGTTGGCACAAATCAGGAACCCCAAACAGCTTGTCCAGTATGTTTACAAACTGACTAATTACCCAGAGCCCATTTTGCTCATGAAAAGCGCAAGAACAAGCTGCTGGTCTAAAAAGGCAGAATACGGACTTTATTCCATCTACCAAGGTGGTGTGTTTCAGCTGAAAAGAGAGGACAGGATTTTTGTGTCTGTCAGTAATGGTGACATAGTTGACATGGACAAAGAAGCAAGTTTTTTTGGGGCTTTTATGATCGGTTAA
- the TNFSF10 gene encoding tumor necrosis factor ligand superfamily member 10 isoform X2, whose amino-acid sequence MMLPAAGPSPGQTCGAVLVVAVLLQSICVAVTFLYFTNELKQLRDTYSKSGIACLTGEEIGNFIQNLDLIESEDRVADPCWQVKWHLGKLIKKMMSRSYEENVSAVNAERTLTLSHTDGQQPRSPINKIAAHLTGNSNRKNSLSPRNSTPRRGNGQKINNWESSRKGHSFLYNVELRNGELVIPQTGFYYIYSQTYFRFRENENEDSGLLAQIRNPKQLVQYVYKLTNYPEPILLMKSARTSCWSKKAEYGLYSIYQGGVFQLKREDRIFVSVSNGDIVDMDKEASFFGAFMIG is encoded by the exons ATGATGCTGCCCGCGGCCGGTCCCAGCCCCGGACAGACCTGCGGGGCCGTGCTCGTCGTCGCCGTCCTCCTGCAGTCCATCTGCGTGGCCGTCACCTTCCTCTACTTCACCAACGAGCTCAAACAG ctCCGGGACACATACTCCAAGAGCGGCATTGCTTGTCTCACCGGGGAGGAAATCGGAAATTTCATCCAAAACTTGGATCTAATTGAAAGCGAAGACAGAGTGGCTGATCCCTGCTGGCAAGTAAAGTGGCACCTGGGAAAGTTAATTAAAAAG ATGATGTCGAGAAGCTACGAGGAAAACGTATCTGCAGTCAACG CTGAAAGAACCCTGACGCTGTCGCACACCGACGGGCAGCAACCACGCAGTCCCATCAACAAGATCGCGGCGCATCTGACGGGCAACAGCAATAGGAAGAATTCCCTGTCCCCACGCA ATTCCACGCCCAGAAGAGGGAACGgacaaaaaataaacaactggGAATCGTCAAGGAAAGGCCACTCTTTCCTGTACAATGTGGAGCTGAGAAATGGCGAGTTAGTCATACCCCAAACGGGCTTTTATTACATCTACTCACAAACTTATTTTCGTTTCCGTGAAAACGAGAACGAGGATTCAGGTTTGTTGGCACAAATCAGGAACCCCAAACAGCTTGTCCAGTATGTTTACAAACTGACTAATTACCCAGAGCCCATTTTGCTCATGAAAAGCGCAAGAACAAGCTGCTGGTCTAAAAAGGCAGAATACGGACTTTATTCCATCTACCAAGGTGGTGTGTTTCAGCTGAAAAGAGAGGACAGGATTTTTGTGTCTGTCAGTAATGGTGACATAGTTGACATGGACAAAGAAGCAAGTTTTTTTGGGGCTTTTATGATCGGTTAA